From the genome of Oscillatoria sp. FACHB-1407, one region includes:
- a CDS encoding solute carrier family 26 protein, whose amino-acid sequence MAYESKHHIGWFSLPGVKRLRSYQRSWLRGDLLAGITVAAYLIPQCMAYGELAGVDPIVGLWAILPPMVLYTLLGSSPQLSVGPESTTAVMTAAAIAPLVTTSGSNYASLASLLAFMVGVLCIVGSMARLGFLANLLSKPILIGYMAGVAVIMIASQLGKVSGMAIASDTLFGEVWEWLTSLNQLHWMTAIVSVLVLLFLLTVQRRFPNAPGPLLAVLLATTAVALFHLDQQGVAVVGQIPAGLPHFALPTLAVQQVMPLVASALGIAIVGYSDNVLTARAFAARNHYTLDANQELLALGAANLGNGLMQGFPISSSGSRTVIGDALGSKTQVFSLVALVVILAVLLFLRPLLALFPKAALGAIVIYAATRLIEVGEFRRLWQFRRSEFALALVTTTGVLATDILVGVGVAVGLSVIDLFARITRPHDAVLGEVPDLPGLHDIEDWQGAKTIPGLVLYRYDAPLCFANAEDFKRRALAAIAAETTPVEWFVLSTEAIAEIDITAIDMLEEFRSELLSRGITFGMARVKQDLYAQLKRSHFLTGTSAEHIYFTLHTAIAAFHNRHSR is encoded by the coding sequence GTGGCATACGAGTCAAAACATCACATCGGGTGGTTTTCTCTGCCGGGTGTGAAACGTCTGCGATCGTATCAGCGATCGTGGTTACGCGGTGATCTCTTAGCCGGGATCACCGTTGCAGCCTACTTGATCCCACAGTGTATGGCATACGGCGAGTTGGCAGGGGTTGATCCAATCGTGGGCTTGTGGGCAATTTTACCGCCGATGGTTCTGTACACGCTGTTAGGTTCCTCACCGCAGTTGTCGGTAGGACCGGAGTCCACCACGGCAGTCATGACCGCAGCGGCGATCGCCCCTCTGGTCACCACGAGTGGTAGCAACTATGCCAGCCTTGCGTCACTGTTGGCGTTCATGGTGGGCGTGTTGTGTATCGTCGGCTCTATGGCGCGACTCGGCTTTCTTGCGAACCTTCTGTCAAAACCAATCTTGATCGGCTATATGGCAGGGGTAGCCGTGATTATGATCGCCAGTCAGTTGGGCAAAGTCAGTGGCATGGCGATCGCCTCTGATACGCTGTTTGGCGAAGTGTGGGAGTGGTTGACCAGCCTGAATCAACTGCATTGGATGACGGCGATCGTATCGGTGTTGGTTCTCCTGTTTCTCCTCACCGTTCAACGCCGCTTTCCCAATGCGCCCGGCCCCTTGTTAGCGGTGTTGCTTGCGACTACGGCGGTGGCTCTGTTTCATCTAGATCAACAGGGTGTTGCCGTGGTCGGACAAATTCCCGCCGGATTACCTCATTTCGCACTCCCAACGCTCGCTGTGCAGCAGGTAATGCCACTCGTTGCTTCGGCTCTGGGAATTGCGATCGTGGGCTATTCGGACAACGTGTTGACCGCAAGAGCCTTTGCTGCCCGTAACCACTACACCCTCGATGCCAACCAGGAATTGCTGGCATTGGGCGCAGCAAACCTGGGGAATGGGTTAATGCAGGGATTTCCCATTAGCAGTAGCGGCAGTCGCACGGTGATTGGGGATGCCCTGGGCAGCAAAACTCAGGTATTTTCGCTGGTGGCACTGGTCGTCATTCTGGCGGTGCTCCTGTTCCTGCGTCCTTTGCTGGCGTTGTTTCCCAAAGCAGCACTGGGGGCGATCGTGATTTATGCGGCGACTCGGTTAATTGAAGTCGGAGAATTCCGGAGGTTATGGCAATTTCGTCGCAGTGAGTTTGCCCTGGCGTTAGTCACAACGACTGGGGTTTTAGCGACCGATATCTTAGTAGGAGTCGGCGTTGCCGTTGGGCTATCCGTAATCGATTTATTCGCCCGCATTACCCGTCCCCATGATGCGGTATTGGGTGAAGTGCCTGATCTACCTGGATTGCACGACATCGAAGACTGGCAGGGCGCAAAGACGATTCCGGGGTTGGTGCTCTATCGCTACGATGCACCCCTCTGTTTTGCGAATGCGGAAGACTTTAAGCGACGGGCACTGGCGGCGATCGCCGCAGAGACAACCCCTGTGGAATGGTTTGTGTTGAGTACTGAAGCCATTGCCGAAATCGATATTACGGCGATTGACATGTTAGAAGAGTTTCGCAGTGAACTATTGAGCAGGGGCATCACCTTTGGGATGGCACGGGTCAAACAAGATCTCTATGCTCAATTGAAGCGATCGCACTTTCTCACGGGCACCTCTGCTGAGCACATTTATTTCACACTGCACACAGCGATCGCTGCCTTTCACAATCGCCATTCACGCTGA
- a CDS encoding GlsB/YeaQ/YmgE family stress response membrane protein has translation MNILAWIVLGLIAGAIAKAIYPGNQGGGILGTLILGIIGAFVGGSVYNLLTTGSLSLTAAGLSIGGIVVAVIGAIIALAIYYAFTRRSATY, from the coding sequence ATGAATATTTTGGCTTGGATTGTATTAGGTTTGATCGCTGGTGCGATCGCAAAAGCGATCTATCCCGGTAATCAGGGCGGTGGAATTCTCGGAACCCTGATCCTCGGTATCATCGGTGCTTTCGTGGGTGGTTCTGTTTACAACTTGTTGACCACTGGTTCGCTATCCCTGACTGCTGCTGGACTGAGCATTGGCGGTATTGTTGTAGCGGTTATCGGTGCCATCATCGCATTGGCTATCTACTACGCATTTACTCGTCGTAGTGCTACTTACTAA
- a CDS encoding TVP38/TMEM64 family protein yields the protein MNWLRRKRFWVLVLGVALLVGLGSTIPLEQWFLAVKNWLAPLDLVAIPVFILLYLIATVLGLPNILLILVAGTLFGMVNGIIAVSIADTLGAIACFLIGRGVARQRIKKWLSNHPTLAQLDHAVGQKGWKILLLTRLSPLVPSNVLNYGFSCTRVNFWQYCFFSWLGMLPVIALYVYLGSFGASLLSSEVTPGKIALQLAGLLLAIGAALYTTRLTRKALAPPCPANSTEEVTDVEEPERSPQSSTKS from the coding sequence ATGAATTGGTTACGTCGTAAACGTTTTTGGGTGCTCGTGTTGGGCGTTGCCCTGCTGGTCGGTTTGGGTAGTACGATTCCCCTAGAGCAGTGGTTTTTGGCAGTTAAGAACTGGCTTGCTCCACTCGATCTGGTCGCCATTCCGGTTTTTATCTTGCTCTATCTGATAGCGACTGTTTTGGGGTTACCCAATATTCTGCTGATTTTAGTGGCAGGCACCTTATTCGGCATGGTGAACGGAATAATTGCTGTGTCGATCGCCGATACACTGGGGGCGATCGCTTGTTTTTTGATTGGGCGCGGCGTTGCCCGTCAACGCATTAAAAAGTGGCTCAGCAATCACCCTACTCTGGCACAACTTGATCACGCGGTTGGTCAAAAAGGCTGGAAGATTTTGTTGTTGACGCGCCTATCTCCCCTCGTTCCCTCTAACGTGCTGAATTATGGCTTTAGCTGCACCAGGGTGAATTTTTGGCAGTATTGCTTCTTTTCCTGGTTGGGCATGTTGCCTGTGATTGCCCTCTATGTCTATCTGGGGTCGTTTGGAGCTTCATTGTTAAGCAGTGAGGTGACACCTGGAAAAATCGCACTCCAACTGGCTGGATTGCTGTTGGCGATCGGGGCTGCACTTTACACCACTCGCTTAACTCGTAAGGCATTGGCTCCACCATGTCCCGCCAATTCAACTGAAGAGGTAACGGACGTTGAAGAACCGGAGCGATCGCCCCAATCTTCGACTAAATCGTGA